A window of the Desulforapulum autotrophicum HRM2 genome harbors these coding sequences:
- the fdnG gene encoding formate dehydrogenase-N subunit alpha codes for MKITRRNFVKLASAAAASIAAAPVFRGLGHASLAPVQDRAKLLTPQWSKQTTSICAFCSVGCGLLVHTSLETKRAINVEGDPDHPINEGALCAKGAATIQMTENPKRTTKCLHREPFSDTFVEKDWDWCKQRIARLIKDSRDKSFEEKNADGKVVNRTMGIASLGSAAIDNEECYAMHCFMRSLGLVYVEHQARIUHSATVAALGESFGRGAMTNHWNDIKNSDCILIMGSNAAENHPISFKWAVKAQQNGAKIIHVDPRFTRTSARSDIYMALRSGTDIAVLGGMINYIIENKSYFYEYMRDYTNASFLVGEDYGFEDGIFSGYDPETNTYDKSKWAFQMDKQGVPLRDMTLKDPRCVFQLLKQHYERYTLDKVSSISGLSVQDLKTLYQTYAATGKRDKAGTIMYAMGWTQHSVGVQNIRAMAMIQLMLGNIGIAGGGVNALRGECNVQGSTDYALLYHILPGYLKTPLAGQDTLEIYNNTYTPKSQDPASANWWQNYPKYSASLIKAMYSDDTPEAGYNYLPRLDSHRADQYSWIPLVDRMHKGKFTGGLIWGMNPACSSPDSVKTREALSKLDWMVNVNLFQCETSDFWKGPGMDPKKIKTETFYIPCASAIEKEGSVANSGRWMQWRYQGPDPLGGVKSDGHYFHEIWEELVRLYEKEGGAYPDPITRLSFNNMCEKDEKGHYHFSAQQTAKLANGWFTRDVTIKDKTFKKGQQVPSFAYLQADGSTTSGNWLYCNSVTDEGNKAERRDRTQTPEQERIGLFPNWTWCWPVNRRIIYNRASVDMKGNPWNPEKSVIRWDGEKWQGDVPDGGWAPGTRHPFIMQKEGFGQLFGPGRADGPLPEHYEPLECPVESHPFSSRLSNPTSVQISSEEKAVCDPRFPFVGTTYRVTEHWQTGSMTRWQSWLVEAEPQMFVEISPELAKLRGIENGERVMVESVRGALWAIAMVTERIQTFTIDGARIHMVGMPWHYGWVTPVDGGDSANIVTPNVGDPNTGIPEYKAFMVNVRKLREGEK; via the coding sequence ATGAAAATTACCCGCAGAAATTTTGTAAAGCTTGCATCTGCGGCAGCTGCAAGTATTGCAGCAGCACCCGTGTTCAGGGGACTTGGGCACGCCTCACTTGCCCCGGTTCAGGACCGGGCCAAATTGCTCACCCCCCAATGGAGTAAACAAACCACATCGATCTGCGCCTTTTGTTCCGTGGGTTGCGGTCTTTTGGTTCACACCTCCCTTGAGACCAAACGGGCCATCAATGTGGAGGGGGACCCGGATCATCCTATCAACGAAGGGGCCCTTTGTGCAAAGGGCGCTGCCACCATCCAGATGACAGAAAACCCCAAACGGACCACCAAATGTCTACACAGGGAGCCTTTCAGCGACACCTTTGTCGAAAAGGACTGGGACTGGTGCAAACAAAGAATCGCCCGGCTGATCAAAGATTCCCGGGACAAATCCTTTGAAGAAAAAAACGCCGACGGCAAGGTGGTCAACCGAACCATGGGTATCGCCTCCTTGGGGTCTGCGGCCATTGACAACGAAGAGTGCTATGCCATGCATTGCTTCATGCGCTCCCTGGGCCTCGTCTATGTGGAACACCAGGCCCGTATTTGACACAGCGCTACAGTTGCGGCTCTGGGAGAGTCGTTTGGACGCGGTGCAATGACCAATCACTGGAATGACATTAAAAACAGCGATTGCATACTGATCATGGGCAGCAATGCGGCAGAAAACCACCCCATTTCCTTTAAATGGGCAGTCAAGGCCCAGCAGAACGGGGCAAAAATCATCCATGTGGACCCAAGATTCACAAGAACCTCGGCAAGGTCCGACATATACATGGCCCTTCGCTCGGGAACCGACATTGCCGTGCTTGGTGGCATGATCAACTACATTATTGAGAATAAAAGCTATTTCTACGAGTACATGCGGGACTACACCAATGCTTCGTTTCTCGTGGGCGAGGACTACGGGTTTGAAGACGGCATCTTTTCAGGTTATGATCCTGAAACCAACACCTACGACAAGTCCAAGTGGGCCTTTCAGATGGACAAACAGGGTGTCCCCCTCAGGGACATGACCCTGAAAGATCCCCGCTGCGTGTTCCAGCTCCTTAAACAGCACTATGAGCGTTACACCCTTGACAAGGTCTCGTCGATTTCAGGCCTTTCGGTCCAGGATCTCAAAACCCTGTACCAGACCTATGCAGCCACGGGCAAAAGGGATAAGGCCGGAACAATCATGTACGCCATGGGCTGGACCCAGCATTCCGTCGGAGTCCAGAACATCCGGGCCATGGCCATGATCCAGCTCATGCTCGGCAACATCGGTATTGCAGGCGGCGGGGTCAATGCCCTTCGCGGCGAGTGCAACGTCCAGGGCTCCACGGACTATGCCCTTCTCTACCATATTCTGCCCGGTTACCTCAAAACCCCCCTGGCCGGCCAGGACACCCTTGAGATATACAACAACACCTATACCCCGAAGAGCCAGGATCCTGCGAGCGCCAACTGGTGGCAGAACTATCCCAAGTATTCGGCAAGCCTTATCAAGGCCATGTATTCAGACGACACACCCGAGGCGGGCTACAACTATTTACCCCGACTTGATTCCCACAGAGCAGACCAGTATTCCTGGATTCCCCTGGTTGACCGCATGCACAAAGGAAAGTTCACCGGCGGTCTGATCTGGGGCATGAACCCTGCCTGCTCAAGCCCGGACTCCGTCAAGACCAGGGAGGCATTGTCCAAGCTTGACTGGATGGTCAACGTCAACCTGTTCCAGTGTGAAACCAGTGATTTCTGGAAGGGGCCGGGCATGGATCCCAAAAAGATCAAAACCGAGACCTTTTATATTCCCTGCGCTTCAGCCATTGAAAAAGAAGGCTCCGTGGCCAACTCCGGCCGCTGGATGCAGTGGCGCTACCAGGGCCCAGACCCCCTTGGCGGAGTCAAAAGCGACGGTCACTACTTCCACGAAATCTGGGAAGAACTTGTCCGCCTCTATGAGAAAGAAGGCGGTGCCTATCCTGACCCCATCACCCGGCTGAGCTTCAACAACATGTGTGAAAAGGATGAAAAAGGTCATTATCACTTCAGCGCCCAGCAGACGGCGAAACTTGCCAATGGCTGGTTTACTAGGGATGTCACCATCAAGGACAAAACTTTTAAAAAGGGCCAACAGGTGCCAAGCTTTGCCTATCTCCAGGCCGACGGATCAACCACTTCGGGGAACTGGCTCTACTGCAACTCAGTCACCGACGAGGGTAACAAGGCCGAGCGCCGTGACCGCACCCAGACCCCTGAACAGGAACGGATCGGGCTGTTTCCCAACTGGACCTGGTGCTGGCCGGTGAACCGCCGCATCATCTACAACCGGGCCTCGGTGGACATGAAGGGCAACCCCTGGAATCCTGAAAAATCCGTCATCCGCTGGGACGGTGAAAAATGGCAGGGAGATGTACCGGACGGTGGATGGGCTCCAGGCACCCGCCATCCATTCATCATGCAAAAAGAAGGGTTTGGCCAGCTGTTCGGGCCGGGCCGGGCCGACGGACCCCTTCCTGAGCACTATGAGCCCCTGGAATGCCCGGTGGAATCCCACCCCTTTTCCTCCCGGTTGAGCAACCCCACCTCGGTTCAGATTTCGAGCGAAGAAAAGGCCGTTTGCGATCCCAGATTTCCCTTTGTGGGAACCACCTACCGGGTGACCGAACACTGGCAGACCGGTTCCATGACCCGCTGGCAGTCCTGGCTCGTGGAGGCCGAACCCCAGATGTTTGTGGAAATCAGCCCTGAGCTTGCAAAATTAAGAGGGATAGAAAACGGCGAACGGGTGATGGTCGAAAGCGTCCGGGGCGCCCTGTGGGCCATTGCCATGGTAACCGAACGAATTCAGACCTTCACCATTGACGGCGCCCGGATACATATGGTCGGCATGCCCTGGCACTACGGCTGGGTAACTCCAGTTGACGGCGGCGATTCAGCCAACATTGTAACACCCAATGTGGGAGATCCCAACACGGGCATCCCGGAATACAAGGCGTTCATGGTGAACGTACGCAAACTAAGGGAGGGTGAAAAATAA
- a CDS encoding 4Fe-4S dicluster domain-containing protein: protein MKGKSFFVDLTLCTACRGCQVACKQWKKLPAEKTRNVGSHQNPQDLSSKTIRLVRFNEARNDKGKLNWFFFPEQCRHCIEPPCKHILNMYTPGAVVQDPETGAVVMTDKAILPKGYHLESWQLCPYNVPRMDEETGLWSKCDMCIDRVQAGMLPACVQSCPTGTMNFGDRADMLALAKERLAEVQKTKPDAYLADPESVRVIYLCEAAPENYHDSLIASTETKNRMIAKAAADTKKTRREFITGKFGHTTNKA, encoded by the coding sequence ATGAAAGGTAAAAGTTTTTTTGTTGATCTCACCCTTTGCACGGCCTGCAGGGGTTGTCAGGTGGCCTGCAAACAGTGGAAAAAACTGCCTGCAGAAAAGACCCGGAATGTGGGTTCCCACCAGAACCCCCAGGATCTTTCATCCAAGACCATTCGTCTGGTTCGCTTCAACGAGGCCCGTAACGACAAGGGCAAGCTCAACTGGTTCTTTTTCCCGGAACAATGCCGTCACTGCATCGAACCGCCGTGCAAGCATATTTTAAACATGTACACTCCCGGGGCCGTGGTCCAGGACCCGGAAACAGGCGCCGTGGTCATGACCGACAAGGCCATCCTGCCCAAGGGTTACCACCTTGAAAGCTGGCAGCTCTGTCCCTACAATGTACCCCGCATGGATGAGGAAACAGGTCTGTGGAGTAAATGTGATATGTGCATTGACCGGGTCCAGGCGGGTATGCTGCCGGCCTGCGTCCAGAGCTGCCCCACGGGAACCATGAACTTTGGCGACAGGGCTGATATGCTCGCCCTTGCCAAAGAACGGCTGGCCGAGGTTCAAAAAACCAAGCCCGACGCCTATCTTGCCGATCCCGAATCCGTCCGGGTCATTTATCTTTGCGAGGCTGCCCCTGAAAATTACCATGATTCCCTGATTGCCTCCACAGAGACAAAAAATCGGATGATTGCAAAGGCGGCTGCTGATACAAAAAAAACCCGAAGGGAATTTATCACGGGTAAGTTTGGTCACACGACCAACAAGGCTTAA